The proteins below come from a single Eucalyptus grandis isolate ANBG69807.140 chromosome 3, ASM1654582v1, whole genome shotgun sequence genomic window:
- the LOC104440352 gene encoding probable sulfate transporter 3.5, whose amino-acid sequence MSNSQESVHKVNFAPPRGFAATFKSHAKETLFPDDPFKQFKNEKRPIKKAVQYFVPIFEWLPKYNLKLFRYDLLAGITITSLAIPQGISYAKLGDIPPVVGLYSSFVPPLIYAIFGSSKHIAIGTVAAPSLLLAATIREKVSPDAEPKLYLSLFFTATLIAGIFQSVLGFLRLGIVMDFLSHSTIVGFMSGTAILICLQQLKGFFGLTKFTTKTDVISVLHAVFKYREEWRWESAVVGLIFLAFLLFTRYLKKRNPKLFWVSAIAPMVTVVVGGLFAYLARGENHGIPIVGHLNRGINPLSIKDLNFESQYLPVTLKAGILTGILAMAEGIAIGRSFAILKNYQTDGNKEMIAFGMMNIAGSLTSCYLTTAPFSKSAVNFNAGCRTAMSNIVMAIIMMLTLLLLAPLFSYIPLVALSAIIMTAMFGLIDYEEAYRLFKVDKFDFCICMAAFFGVTFITMDVGLLMSVGLAILRALLYVARPATCKLGNMPDSSLYCDIGQYPVATGIPGILILKLGSPIYFANCSYLKERIMRWIGDEADITNANVNEVEHLLLDIGGVSTIDMTGIETLQELRRTLEINGIKMGIVNPRMAVMEKMILSEFVDKVGRESFYMSIDEAVEACRFWLQESNVSKNDFSVHPTVV is encoded by the exons ATGAGCAACTCTCAAGAATCGGTCCACAAGGTGAATTTCGCCCCGCCGAGAGGCTTCGCCGCCACCTTCAAGTCCCATGCAAAGGAGACCCTCTTCCCCGATGACCCGTTCAAGCAGTTCAAGAATGAGAAGCGGCCGATCAAGAAGGCGGTACAATACTTCGTCCCGATCTTCGAGTGGCTTCCCAAATACAACCTCAAGCTTTTCCGGTATGACTTGCTCGCCGGCATCACCATTACCAGCCTTGCCATACCCCAGGGCATCAGCTACGCAAAGCTTGGCGACATTCCTCCTGTCGTTGGGCTGT ATTCGAGCTTCGTACCACCGCTTATATACGCCATCTTTGGGAGCTCGAAGCACATAGCAATCGGGACCGTGGCTGCTCCTTCGTTGCTTCTGGCTGCGACCATTCGAGAAAAAGTGTCTCCAGACGCTGAGCCCAAATTGTATCTCAGCTTGTTCTTCACAGCCACTCTCATCGCCGGAATCTTCCAGTCAGTCTTAGGGTTTTTAAG ACTGGGGATTGTTATGGACTTCTTGTCGCACTCAACGATCGTCGGCTTCATGAGCGGGACTGCGATTTTAATATGCTTGCAGCAGTTGAAGGGCTTCTTTGGACTGACTAAATTCACCACCAAAACGGATGTGATATCTGTTTTGCATGCCGTGTTCAAGTACCGAGAGGAG TGGAGGTGGGAGTCCGCGGTTGTGGGCTTGATCTTCCTCGCTTTTCTGCTTTTCACTCGATACTTG AAGAAAAGGAATCCGAAACTTTTTTGGGTATCGGCCATAGCTCCAATGGTGACCGTCGTCGTTGGCGGCCTCTTTGCTTATCTAGCACGAGGGGAGAACCATGGAATCCCAATC GTGGGTCATTTGAATAGGGGAATCAATCCTCTTTCCATTaaagatttgaactttgaatcCCAATATCTGCCAGTCACTTTAAAAGCTGGAATTCTCACTGGCATTTTGGCTATGGCT GAAGGGATTGCCATTGGAAGAAGCTTTGCCATCTTGAAGAATTATCAGACTGATGGAAACAAGGAGATGATTGCTTTTGGGATGATGAACATCGCAGGGTCTTTAACTTCTTGCTACCTTACAACAG CGCCGTTCTCGAAGTCCGCGGTCAATTTCAATGCCGGTTGCAGGACAGCAATGTCAAACATTGTTATGGCGATAATCATGATGCTGACTCTGCTCCTTTTAGCCCCTCTTTTTAGTTATATACCTCTGGTGGCACTCTCTGCCATTATAATGACAGCCATGTTCGGGCTGATCGACTATGAGGAAGCGTATCGCCTCTTCAAGGTTGACAAGTTCGATTTCTGCATTTGCATGGCTGCGTTCTTTGGTGTCACTTTCATCACCATGGACGTCGGCCTCTTGATGTCA GTCGGATTAGCAATCCTCAGGGCCCTTCTGTATGTGGCTAGACCAGCGACATGCAAGCTCGGGAACATGCCAGATTCGAGCCTTTACTGCGACATCGGACAATATCCTGTGGCTACCGGAATTCCTGGGATCCTGATCCTGAAGCTTGGCTCTCCCATTTATTTTGCCAATTGTTCCTACTTGAAAGAAAG GATAATGAGGTGGATCGGAGATGAAGCCGACATTACTAATGCCAATGTAAACGAGGTCGAGCATCTTCTTCTGGATATTGGAG GAGTTTCGACAATTGACATGACAGGCATTGAGACACTTCAAGAACTAAGAAGAACCTTGGAAATAAATGGCATCAAG ATGGGCATAGTGAATCCTAGGATGGCAGTGATGGAGAAGATGATCCTGTCGGAGTTTGTGGACAAAGTGGGCAGAGAGTCATTCTACATGTCCATTGACGAGGCAGTTGAGGCTTGTAGATTCTGGCTCCAAGAATCAAATGTTTCGAAGAATGACTTCTCGGTGCATCCAACCGTAGTATGA